In Helicobacter mastomyrinus, the sequence TTACAAAGAAACATTATAAAGCCTGACACTAGGTGTTTGTCAAGGGGAAAGATTATATTATTTTGTCAAAATCACTTTGATTACTTCATCTTCATCAAGTTCATTTGCCTTTATAAACTCAACAAAGCTCATATCGGGCGTAAAAATGAAATGATTGTGGGTAATAAAATATGAAAAAATGCTCGTTGGTTTGTTTGCAAAAGTTTTAAAATGTCATTTAAATTTGATTGTGCGAATTGCCAAAAAAAGCTCTTTGTTAGGATTTGAAGCAATGTCAAAACAACGGTTAGGCTTAATGCAAAAGCTAAAATTACCATTAAAATTTGCTTTTTGTGAAAATATTTTTTCAAAGCGTTAAAATTCACCCAAATATGCAAAATCACAGCAATAATCATCGCTAATCCCAGCCATCTATGCAAAATTCCGCCCCGCCAAAATCAAAGTGAAAAATAGCATAACCCCGCTCAAAGCGACTATAAAAAGCCTATCGTGCTTAACGTAGCAAAGAGATGAGAAATTTCATTGATTACTTCCTTTAAATCTCTAGCTGATATCCAATGTGCCTGAAAACCTATTATTTGAGTGAAAATATTGAATCGTGCAAAGATTGCAATCAAAAATTTATCCTGTCAATTGAGTTTCCATAACGTTCCTTAAAGGCTTCTAGCAGGGCTTCTGCGATTTGTAAATCTTCAGCCTCGCTTCCTCCGCCAACGCCTATGCCGCCAATAAGCCTTTCCCCTGCAAAAAGCGGATAGCCCCCTGCGACTAAACAAATCTGCTTGCTTGTGGTATGTATACCCATCAAAGCACCGCCCTCCTTTGCCCAAGCGGCGACATCTTTTGTCTTTGAACGCGTAATCACAGCTGTGTAAGCCTTTTTAAGCACGAGATTCACACTGATTAAGAGTGCCTCGCCAAATCTTTGAAAAAGCTTCAAAATTCCGCTTTCATCAACCACAGCAAAGCTTATATCAATGCCAAGTTTTGCCACTTCTTCTCCTGCCTTTGTGCGTAAAAATTCGCATATTTCATCATTTAGCTTCATTAGTTTTTCCTTATTATGTGAAATATAAAATTTACTCTATCAAAAAAAAAAAAAAACAATTTGTCAATACACATTTTGCAATAAAACTTTGACTTTTCACAACCCCCTTCCTGCTTGCAAGATTCTAGCTCAAGCAGTTTCTTTTGCTACATATTAATGGGCTTGTTGGTAGGCATCTCACAACCCCACGCTTTTAGTCGCATCGCTACCGGGTGCGTATCGCTCACCTACGATAGTTATTTTGCTTAAATTTGCATTGATTTCATCAAGCTCAGCCTTACTAAAGCTAATCAGCGAGGCATTAAGATTCTCACCCAAACGCCGTATTTTAGTCGTTTCTGGTATGGGAATGATGAAGTTTCTTTGTGAGAGCAGCCACGCGAGTAAAATTTGCGCGATACTCGCCTTTTTCTCATCACACTTTTAGAATCTGCCACATTTTTGATAAATGTAATCACCTCTTGATTTGCCTCTAAAGTTCAGGGCCAAGACGTGGAAAATCGCTCCGATATCCGTAGCCTTGTCAAAAAGCCTCTATCAAGCGGAGAATACGCCACAAATGCGATATTGAGCTTTTGGTATATATCAAGCACTCCATTAGATTCTAGCTCTCTAAACGCCATAGAATATTGGCTTTGCACCACGCTTAAATGGCGGATTTTATGTGCTCTTTGTATGGTTTGCCGCTGCTCCGCTCAAGCCCCAGCCGCGAATTTTTTCCATTTTGATAAGCTTACTCATAGTCTGTGTAACTTCCTCAATAGGCGTATCTGTATCCACTCTGTGCTGGATATAAATATCGATATAATCGCTTTGTAGTCTTCTTAAATTTCCATCAATGGCTCTAAAAATCGCCTTTTTGCTAGAATCTTGCATTTGTTTGCCAAGTTGCGCTTGATTAATACAGGTGGAAAAGGAGAAACCACGCTATGGTGGCTTTAAGAATAGATAATGGAGGTTTTGGTGCCTACAAATGTGTGAATAGAAGCTGATGAGTTTGTATAATACAGCTGCAAGCTTTGTGAATCAAAGTGTAAGCGGTAGGTGCTTGCAATGATAAGAATGAAGCATTTGCTTATAACAATGATATGTGTTTGAATATTTTAGGGAGTAAGGGAGGTAAGATTCCCTTAATTAGAGAATCTTGTAAAAAATGATGAGGCAAAATTATTTTTGTTCTGCTTCTAGCTCGATTTTTATATTGACATTATCGCTTACCATAGCATTGCCTGTATTGGTGCCAATGCCAAAATCTTTACGATTGAGTTTGCCTTCTAATGTAAGTGCCACTATGTCTTTGTTTGTTTTTGGGTGTTTCACAGGACCATTTAATTCTACATTAAAGGTTACTTGCTTAGTTATACCCCTCATAGTGATATTTGCATCAAGCTTTTTGCCATTATGTTTTACAAGTGTCAATGTAGCTGTAGGAAACTTTTTAGAATCAAAGAAGTCATCAGCATTCAAGTGTTTATCGCGCTTATCGCTATTGGTATTGATAGAAGCGATTTGCACTTCACCATTAAGTGCCTTGATAGTTTTACCATCGATCTCAAGTGCCCCTCTAAACTTATTGAAGCTTCCTTTGACATTGCTCACAGACATATGCTTCACGCTAAAATCCACTGATGAGTGACTCGCATCGACCACATATTCTGTCGCCATAAGCCAAGAGCCACATAGTAATCCAACTGCCGCACAAAATGCTATTTTTCTCATAAATTCTCCTTAAAAATTTTGTTGAAGTTTTGATTCTATCTTTGTAAGACAAATTGAGTATAAATATTACAGGATTTTATATTTTGGGGCAAAACATCAAAATGCAGCCCCCTAGTAATCTCCTCTCATTGGCTCTCATCATATTTTTTTGCCAAGAAAAGCCCCAATAATCCCCACACAAAAGAAATAATTGCCCCGCATAAAAGCACTGCACTCACACTTATTTTTACCAAAGCCCCCTCAATCTGTGCGGAGAGTGCATCGCCGCCACGATACACCACCGTGTCTAAAAAGTTTTTTACTTTATACTTAGCATTAGAATCAAGTGGCACAAAGAGCATTTCGCGCCCGGGCTTGACTAAGGCATATTCACCCACTCTCCTTATACACATCACAATGATGAAAGGCAAAAACGCAGGGTGTGTGAAAGCCAAGATAATAAAACCTATGCTAATCACAAAGCCAAGCATAGATAAAAGCCATTTTAAGCCCAAACATTCAACGATTTTTGCCGTAAAAAAGATTTGGATAATAAAGCTTAGAGTTTGCACGATGAAGTCAATATTCGCAAAGGCAGCCATTCGCGCTTCTTTGGTAGGGAAAAGTGCTTTGATGATACGCGCTTGCTCCATATATAAAAAAGTAGAGACGCTTGTCAGCAGCAAAATAAAGCCCACAAAGGCTAAGAGATATTTGCTTTTAAGGATAATAGCAATGCCACTAAAAGGATTTTTAGAGCCTATGGGGTTTTCAAACCTCGCACAAAAATCCTGCTTTTGTGCCTCATCGTTTAGGAGATGATAAGATTCTCTAAGCAATAGCTTCTCTACAAGGATTGCCAAAAGTAGCAAAGACAAAGCAACAAAAATAAAATGATGAATGCTAATATATTTGCTTAAAATGCTAACGCCTAAACTCCCTAGAATGCTCCCCAAACTCGCCCCAGTAGAGATAATGCCAAAAAGCCTTTTACTCCGCTCTTTGCTAAATACATCAGCAAGCAAACTCCACGCACTTGAGATAATAAAGAGATTAAACACACTCACCCAAATATAAAAAATCCAGCTCAAATATGTAAAGCCCCTACTCTCCTCATCAAGCACAAGCAGAGCGATAAAAAACCCTAGCAGATTCAGCGCAAAGAAGCTAAAAATTATATCCACATAACGCTTTCGATTCATACTTCCGCTTAAAAACATAGCAAAAAG encodes:
- a CDS encoding GlcG/HbpS family heme-binding protein; translation: MKLNDEICEFLRTKAGEEVAKLGIDISFAVVDESGILKLFQRFGEALLISVNLVLKKAYTAVITRSKTKDVAAWAKEGGALMGIHTTSKQICLVAGGYPLFAGERLIGGIGVGGGSEAEDLQIAEALLEAFKERYGNSIDRINF
- a CDS encoding aldo/keto reductase, which encodes MAQILLAWLLSQRNFIIPIPETTKIRRLGENLNASLISFSKAELDEINANLSKITIVGERYAPGSDATKSVGL
- a CDS encoding YceI family protein encodes the protein MRKIAFCAAVGLLCGSWLMATEYVVDASHSSVDFSVKHMSVSNVKGSFNKFRGALEIDGKTIKALNGEVQIASINTNSDKRDKHLNADDFFDSKKFPTATLTLVKHNGKKLDANITMRGITKQVTFNVELNGPVKHPKTNKDIVALTLEGKLNRKDFGIGTNTGNAMVSDNVNIKIELEAEQK
- a CDS encoding NTP/NDP exchange transporter; this translates as MKNIVYKILSLKPNEWKILICATLFIFILFASYAALRPIRDTLGIHNAEEHLKWLFLGTFIATICASLFAMFLSGSMNRKRYVDIIFSFFALNLLGFFIALLVLDEESRGFTYLSWIFYIWVSVFNLFIISSAWSLLADVFSKERSKRLFGIISTGASLGSILGSLGVSILSKYISIHHFIFVALSLLLLAILVEKLLLRESYHLLNDEAQKQDFCARFENPIGSKNPFSGIAIILKSKYLLAFVGFILLLTSVSTFLYMEQARIIKALFPTKEARMAAFANIDFIVQTLSFIIQIFFTAKIVECLGLKWLLSMLGFVISIGFIILAFTHPAFLPFIIVMCIRRVGEYALVKPGREMLFVPLDSNAKYKVKNFLDTVVYRGGDALSAQIEGALVKISVSAVLLCGAIISFVWGLLGLFLAKKYDESQ